A window from Chitinophaga filiformis encodes these proteins:
- a CDS encoding DUF502 domain-containing protein — protein sequence MSPKKRIKLLAARVLRYFFQGLLILAPIGVTALTLYWVFITIDNIIPRDIVPVDAPLKYLRYKGVGFVLVLALVIMVGYLSSSFIVSRIFALFDHLLERTPFIKYIYTSVKDVFDAFVGEKKKFDHPVLVQIYGVDVWEMGFITQADVSSLGLEGYTAVYVPHAYAITGKVFIVPVSKVRPLTNISAGEAMKFAVSGGVTNIEVHEKKETHA from the coding sequence ATGTCTCCTAAAAAACGTATTAAGCTTCTGGCGGCCCGCGTATTACGGTATTTCTTCCAGGGCTTACTGATACTGGCCCCCATTGGTGTTACCGCGCTGACATTGTACTGGGTTTTCATCACGATTGACAACATTATTCCCAGGGACATCGTACCTGTGGATGCTCCGCTGAAATACCTGCGCTATAAAGGGGTAGGATTCGTACTGGTGCTTGCACTGGTGATCATGGTCGGTTACCTGAGCTCATCCTTCATTGTAAGCCGCATTTTCGCCTTGTTTGATCATTTGCTGGAAAGGACGCCTTTCATTAAATATATATATACTTCTGTAAAGGATGTCTTTGATGCCTTTGTAGGCGAGAAAAAGAAATTCGACCATCCGGTACTGGTACAGATCTATGGTGTGGACGTCTGGGAAATGGGTTTCATCACCCAGGCGGACGTATCCAGCCTGGGCCTGGAAGGATATACCGCGGTATATGTACCACATGCCTATGCCATTACCGGGAAGGTATTTATCGTGCCTGTCAGCAAGGTACGGCCGCTTACCAATATCTCTGCCGGTGAGGCCATGAAGTTTGCTGTCAGCGGCGGTGTAACAAATATTGAGGTACACGAGAAAAAAGAAACGCACGCTTAG
- a CDS encoding TetR/AcrR family transcriptional regulator, with translation MEIQERILDTAFSLFCQFGTRSITMDDIAQRMGVSKKTLYAHFADKDELVVHAISRYLNRIDKECNENQEMASNAIDELFLVMKMIDQSFRNMNPIILFDLQKFHTKAYQVFQEYMNTNMQKTVRQNLERGVREGLYRSDFDIGIMTQYRLATSMLCFQPEIFPFGKYDMSKVQCIVLEHFLYGLVSPEGYKRVEENKLQLQK, from the coding sequence ATGGAAATACAGGAACGTATTCTGGATACTGCATTCAGTCTGTTCTGTCAATTCGGAACACGCTCAATCACCATGGATGATATTGCCCAACGAATGGGAGTGTCCAAAAAGACCCTGTATGCTCATTTTGCTGATAAGGACGAGCTGGTGGTGCATGCCATCAGCCGCTATCTCAACAGGATAGATAAAGAGTGTAATGAGAACCAGGAGATGGCCTCAAATGCAATTGACGAACTGTTCCTGGTCATGAAAATGATCGACCAGAGCTTCCGTAACATGAACCCAATCATCCTGTTCGATCTTCAGAAGTTCCATACCAAAGCTTACCAGGTGTTCCAGGAGTACATGAATACCAATATGCAGAAAACCGTGAGGCAGAATCTTGAAAGAGGCGTGCGTGAAGGATTGTACCGGTCAGACTTTGACATTGGAATTATGACGCAGTATCGCCTGGCAACCTCTATGTTATGTTTTCAGCCGGAGATATTTCCTTTCGGGAAGTATGATATGAGTAAAGTACAGTGCATTGTGCTGGAACATTTCCTTTATGGGTTGGTATCGCCTGAAGGGTATAAACGGGTAGAAGAGAACAAACTACAACTACAGAAATAA
- a CDS encoding TolC family protein, with translation MQLDKKHAGLTGLLLLLIFHYGMAQQQAKPPLQENVPLSVKQAVDYALANQATVRTAKLDELVQLAKNKEVSGLALPSLAGSGTFQHNPIVQKQLIDASNFSDTVPKGTLVPFSFGLKFNVIGEITLKQVLFDPSVLVALQARETLEQLAAKSVQKSEIDVKVNVYKAYYNVLSARRALDILANNIANLDKLLGETREIYKNGLAEKLDVDRLVVQLTNLRTEETKLRNVTEVGIAALKYQMGMPIQQPITLTDTLTTAEIKSAVASEHFDYSQRIEYQLLQAQRKAYEYDLKRYKLGVLPTLSLFSTAGMSRASDVFNYFDRQTWYGYVGYGVNLSFTIFGGLQRRRKEDQAFLQVKKAEISLENTKLGIDMEQAQSTSNLRNNILTLEAQESNMQLAQEVYNTTQIKYREGVGSSLEMSTAENELLTAQNNYFNALYNAAIAKVDYLKAYGKL, from the coding sequence ATGCAACTTGACAAAAAGCACGCAGGACTGACCGGATTACTGCTGCTGCTGATCTTTCACTATGGGATGGCCCAGCAGCAGGCGAAACCACCGCTGCAGGAAAATGTCCCGCTGTCTGTAAAACAGGCAGTAGATTACGCACTGGCCAACCAGGCTACTGTGCGTACCGCCAAACTGGATGAACTCGTCCAGCTGGCCAAGAATAAAGAAGTAAGCGGCCTGGCCCTGCCCTCTCTGGCTGGTTCAGGAACGTTCCAGCATAACCCGATTGTACAGAAACAATTGATCGATGCCTCCAACTTCAGTGATACCGTACCCAAAGGCACACTGGTGCCTTTTTCATTCGGCCTGAAGTTTAATGTGATCGGTGAAATAACACTGAAACAGGTGTTGTTCGATCCCAGCGTACTGGTGGCTTTGCAGGCCCGTGAAACGCTGGAGCAGCTTGCTGCCAAAAGCGTACAAAAATCAGAGATCGATGTAAAGGTAAATGTGTATAAGGCGTATTATAATGTGCTTTCCGCACGCCGTGCACTGGACATTCTTGCCAATAACATTGCCAACCTCGACAAACTGCTGGGTGAAACCAGGGAGATCTATAAGAACGGTCTTGCTGAAAAGCTGGATGTAGACAGGCTGGTGGTACAACTCACCAATCTTCGTACTGAGGAAACAAAGCTCCGTAATGTAACAGAAGTAGGGATTGCCGCGTTGAAATACCAGATGGGAATGCCCATTCAGCAACCTATCACGCTCACAGATACGCTTACCACTGCAGAGATCAAATCTGCCGTAGCATCGGAGCATTTCGATTATTCACAGCGCATCGAATACCAGCTGTTGCAGGCACAACGGAAAGCATATGAATATGATCTGAAACGCTATAAGCTGGGAGTACTACCTACACTGTCCCTGTTCAGTACAGCAGGTATGAGCCGCGCGAGTGACGTTTTTAATTATTTCGACCGTCAGACCTGGTATGGATATGTGGGGTATGGCGTAAACCTGTCGTTTACCATTTTCGGCGGGTTACAACGCAGACGTAAGGAAGATCAGGCTTTCCTGCAGGTAAAGAAAGCTGAGATCAGCCTGGAGAATACCAAACTGGGTATTGATATGGAGCAGGCGCAATCCACTTCCAACCTCAGGAATAACATCCTGACACTGGAAGCACAGGAAAGCAACATGCAGCTGGCACAGGAGGTGTACAATACCACACAGATCAAGTATCGTGAAGGGGTAGGGTCCAGTCTGGAAATGAGTACTGCAGAAAATGAACTGCTCACAGCACAGAACAATTATTTCAATGCACTGTACAACGCTGCGATCGCGAAAGTGGATTACCTGAAAGCGTACGGAAAACTGTAA
- a CDS encoding efflux RND transporter periplasmic adaptor subunit, with protein MSKIYRPALLIVTLMAACSAPSPEAKLAELKKKEADLKQQIATLEKSMKKTDTTETKKKSVVVTAVEDTLFEHYIDVQGSVDARENVNVSSKVPGIVTAIHVKEGQSVTKGQALAQVDDQILRANMAELRTQLDLANTLFQKQQNLWNQKIGSEVQYLNAKTQKESLERRVATLQDQMGQTRIISPINGTVDAVIVKLGDNAAPGSPAFRVVNGSNLRIVANVAEAYASKVKTGDQVVLDFPDINKQIRTRIGFASKVIDPVSRTIRVEIPLQNDPALRPNMVARLKIVDYVAPKAVVVPVNIIQYSLGKPYVILAQNQGGKLIAKRREIEMGRTYNDKAEIKTGLQAGEQIVTIGYQGLNDNDLIQL; from the coding sequence ATGTCCAAGATATATCGTCCCGCTCTGTTGATCGTCACTCTTATGGCCGCGTGCAGCGCGCCTTCGCCGGAGGCTAAACTGGCGGAACTCAAAAAAAAGGAGGCTGATCTGAAACAACAGATCGCTACACTGGAGAAGAGCATGAAGAAGACGGATACCACTGAAACAAAAAAGAAATCAGTAGTGGTAACCGCTGTGGAAGATACTTTATTCGAACATTACATAGATGTGCAGGGAAGCGTAGATGCAAGAGAGAATGTGAACGTGTCTTCCAAGGTGCCCGGCATCGTTACTGCTATACATGTAAAAGAAGGTCAGTCTGTAACCAAAGGACAGGCTTTGGCCCAGGTAGACGACCAGATACTGAGAGCCAATATGGCTGAACTGCGTACGCAGCTGGATCTGGCCAATACCTTGTTCCAGAAACAACAGAACCTCTGGAATCAGAAGATCGGTTCTGAAGTACAGTACCTGAATGCGAAGACCCAGAAGGAGTCCCTCGAAAGGAGAGTAGCTACCCTGCAGGATCAGATGGGCCAGACAAGGATCATATCACCTATTAATGGTACCGTAGATGCGGTGATCGTTAAGCTGGGAGATAATGCAGCTCCGGGCAGCCCTGCCTTCCGTGTGGTAAATGGCAGCAACCTGCGTATAGTGGCAAATGTTGCTGAAGCCTATGCCAGTAAGGTAAAGACCGGCGATCAGGTGGTGCTTGATTTTCCCGATATCAATAAACAGATCCGTACAAGAATAGGCTTTGCTTCAAAAGTGATCGATCCGGTAAGCCGCACCATCAGAGTGGAAATACCTTTACAGAACGATCCTGCACTGCGTCCGAATATGGTGGCACGTCTGAAGATTGTGGACTATGTAGCACCGAAGGCGGTAGTGGTACCGGTAAACATTATCCAGTATTCCCTTGGCAAACCTTATGTGATCCTGGCTCAGAACCAGGGCGGTAAACTGATCGCCAAGAGAAGGGAGATCGAAATGGGACGTACCTATAATGATAAGGCTGAAATCAAGACTGGACTGCAGGCTGGTGAACAGATAGTGACTATCGGTTACCAGGGATTGAACGACAATGACCTTATCCAGCTTTAA
- a CDS encoding efflux RND transporter permease subunit — protein MQDNLNKEFKPTSWSIDNKVSIYVATIILALAGILSYQSLPKEQFPEVVFPQFYISTIYSGTSPEDMETLVTKPIEKQLGGISGVKSIKSTSMQDYSAITIEFEASENMETARQEVREKVDDAKKDLPNNLTQEPQIIKIDVSQIPIMNVNLSGDFDLQSLKKYADEMQDRIEALNEITRVDIVGALEREIQINVDKYKMDAARISFDDVANAIAMENRTISGGLVSMDGQKRTLSVKGEYKDASKIRDIVIRSMSGAVVYLKDIAEVVDGFEEQESYARLDGKNVITLNVIKQSGKNLIDASDKIRVIIDEMKKDYLPAGLDVTITADQSNSTRVTLHDLINTIIIGFLLVTVILMFFMGAVNAIFVALSVPISMFIAFLLMPAYDFTLNMMVLFSFLLALGIVVDDAIVVIENVHRIFYERKDLGIVRAAKVAAGEVFLPVFSGTLTVLAPFFPLLFWPGIIGKFMFFLPVTLITTLGASLIVAYIINPVFAVDFMDRHEGENHPKPRFTRKFMILTIVFAFIALLGYAAGNPGLGNFTVFLYLMILLERFWLGGVARRFQSNIWPRVQERYRRILKWCLVGWRPVWILVGTFGLLVFSIMLTVIRSPKVVFFPQADPNFIYTYIELPMGTDQKYTDSVTHIIENKITAVVGRKNPIVESIISNVAVGAGDPSQMDMSVQPHKGKVTVAFVEFGKRNGQSTVQYLDKIRKAVRGIPGVDITVEQEQGGPPTGKPINIEIAGDEFEELTIASEKIKRYLDSLQIGGVEELKSDFQSNKPEILVNIDRERANREGISTTTIGMALRTALYGQEASKFRDPEDDYKIMVRFREDQRNNINTLMNLNLVYRDMNMAGAIRQVPLSAVADIKYSNTYASIKRIDQKRVVTLYSNVLTGYNTNEVVQQIQTALNDFPKSPGITVKMTGEQEDQQETSNFLGLAMVGAFGLILMIMVTQFNSIGRPLVIFMEILFSIIGVFLGFAIFGMDISIVMTGVGIMALAGIVVRNGIVLVEFTDLLVQQKMPVYEAVVEAGRTRMTPVLLTAIAAILGLIPLAVGFNIDFASLFSSFEPHIFFGGDNVAFWGPLAWTMVYGLVFATFLTLILVPVMYAMNKRSIDVLDYYKMPRALKYVPFLVLGLKLAMKKEMVRKMHDPGYVSPKPYHFFPNGEDDAEAEKHVHRHHQDKKIHERV, from the coding sequence ATGCAAGACAATCTGAATAAAGAATTTAAACCCACCAGCTGGTCGATAGATAATAAGGTGAGCATTTATGTTGCCACCATTATCCTGGCCCTTGCAGGTATCTTGTCATATCAGAGCCTGCCGAAGGAACAGTTTCCGGAGGTAGTGTTCCCCCAGTTCTATATCAGTACCATTTATAGCGGTACATCTCCTGAAGATATGGAAACACTGGTGACAAAGCCTATCGAAAAACAATTGGGAGGTATCTCTGGTGTGAAATCCATCAAGAGTACTTCCATGCAGGACTACTCCGCTATCACCATAGAATTTGAAGCCAGTGAGAATATGGAAACGGCCCGGCAGGAGGTGCGTGAAAAAGTGGATGATGCAAAGAAGGACCTGCCTAATAACCTTACACAGGAACCACAGATCATTAAGATAGATGTATCGCAGATACCTATTATGAACGTGAACCTGTCCGGTGATTTTGACCTGCAATCGCTCAAGAAGTATGCAGACGAAATGCAGGACCGCATTGAAGCATTGAATGAGATCACCCGTGTGGACATTGTCGGTGCATTGGAAAGAGAGATCCAGATCAATGTAGACAAATATAAAATGGATGCAGCGAGGATCAGCTTTGATGATGTTGCGAATGCGATCGCTATGGAAAACCGTACCATCTCCGGTGGCCTGGTATCTATGGATGGGCAGAAGCGTACATTGAGTGTGAAGGGTGAATACAAGGATGCATCCAAGATCCGTGATATCGTCATCCGTAGTATGTCAGGTGCTGTGGTATATCTGAAAGATATTGCCGAAGTAGTGGATGGCTTTGAAGAGCAGGAAAGCTATGCACGCCTGGATGGAAAGAATGTAATTACGCTGAACGTTATCAAACAAAGCGGTAAGAACCTGATCGATGCTTCCGATAAGATCCGTGTAATCATCGATGAAATGAAGAAGGATTATCTGCCAGCCGGACTTGATGTAACGATCACGGCAGATCAGTCCAACTCAACACGTGTTACCTTACATGACCTGATCAATACGATCATCATCGGTTTCTTACTGGTAACAGTGATCCTGATGTTCTTTATGGGAGCGGTGAACGCCATCTTTGTGGCGCTGTCTGTACCGATCTCCATGTTCATTGCCTTCCTGCTGATGCCTGCGTACGACTTCACACTGAACATGATGGTGTTGTTCTCCTTCCTGCTGGCATTGGGTATCGTGGTGGATGATGCGATCGTAGTGATCGAGAATGTGCACCGTATCTTCTATGAAAGAAAGGACCTGGGTATTGTGAGGGCTGCGAAAGTGGCAGCAGGGGAGGTGTTCCTGCCTGTGTTCTCCGGAACGCTGACGGTACTGGCGCCATTCTTTCCACTGTTGTTCTGGCCTGGCATTATCGGTAAGTTTATGTTCTTCCTGCCGGTAACGCTGATCACTACACTGGGTGCTTCATTGATAGTGGCCTATATTATAAATCCTGTGTTTGCGGTTGACTTCATGGACCGTCATGAAGGGGAGAATCATCCTAAGCCGCGTTTCACCAGGAAGTTCATGATACTTACCATTGTATTTGCTTTCATTGCACTACTGGGGTATGCGGCCGGGAATCCTGGTTTAGGCAACTTTACCGTATTCCTGTACCTGATGATCTTACTTGAGCGCTTCTGGCTGGGTGGCGTAGCCCGTCGTTTCCAGAGCAATATATGGCCGCGTGTGCAGGAACGTTACAGACGTATCCTTAAATGGTGCCTCGTAGGATGGCGTCCGGTATGGATACTGGTGGGTACTTTCGGGTTGCTGGTGTTCAGTATCATGCTGACCGTGATCCGCAGTCCTAAGGTGGTATTTTTCCCACAGGCAGATCCTAACTTCATCTATACATATATAGAGCTGCCGATGGGTACTGATCAGAAGTATACAGACTCTGTCACCCATATTATCGAAAACAAGATCACTGCTGTAGTAGGAAGGAAGAATCCGATCGTGGAATCTATCATCTCCAACGTAGCGGTAGGTGCGGGAGATCCTTCCCAGATGGATATGAGCGTGCAGCCACATAAGGGTAAGGTGACGGTAGCCTTTGTAGAGTTTGGGAAACGTAACGGACAATCAACTGTACAATACCTTGACAAGATCCGTAAGGCGGTAAGGGGTATTCCGGGCGTTGATATTACGGTAGAACAGGAGCAGGGAGGCCCGCCAACGGGTAAGCCGATCAACATCGAGATTGCCGGCGACGAGTTTGAAGAGCTGACGATAGCTTCCGAAAAGATAAAACGCTACCTGGACTCACTGCAGATCGGAGGGGTGGAAGAGCTGAAATCAGACTTCCAGAGTAATAAGCCTGAGATCCTGGTGAATATTGACCGTGAGCGTGCGAACAGAGAGGGTATATCCACTACTACGATCGGTATGGCGCTGCGTACAGCGTTGTACGGACAGGAGGCCTCCAAGTTCCGTGATCCGGAAGATGATTACAAGATCATGGTGCGGTTCAGGGAAGATCAGCGTAACAATATCAATACCCTGATGAACCTGAACCTGGTATACCGCGACATGAACATGGCAGGAGCGATCCGTCAGGTGCCATTATCAGCAGTAGCAGATATTAAGTATTCCAATACGTATGCGAGCATTAAGCGCATCGATCAGAAGCGTGTTGTAACATTATATTCCAATGTACTGACAGGCTATAATACCAACGAGGTAGTACAGCAGATCCAGACAGCATTGAATGACTTTCCTAAGTCGCCGGGTATCACGGTGAAAATGACAGGAGAACAGGAAGACCAGCAGGAGACATCCAACTTCCTAGGGTTGGCAATGGTGGGCGCCTTTGGCCTGATCCTGATGATTATGGTGACGCAGTTCAACTCTATCGGACGACCGCTTGTTATCTTCATGGAGATATTGTTCTCTATTATCGGTGTGTTCCTGGGCTTTGCCATCTTTGGAATGGATATATCGATTGTAATGACAGGTGTGGGTATTATGGCCCTGGCAGGTATTGTGGTACGTAATGGTATTGTGTTGGTAGAGTTCACAGACCTGCTGGTACAACAGAAGATGCCGGTATATGAAGCGGTGGTGGAAGCGGGAAGAACCCGTATGACGCCGGTATTGCTGACGGCTATAGCCGCGATCCTGGGCCTGATACCATTGGCGGTTGGATTCAATATTGACTTTGCCAGCTTGTTCTCTTCATTTGAACCACATATCTTCTTTGGAGGCGACAACGTAGCATTCTGGGGGCCGCTGGCCTGGACAATGGTATACGGACTGGTGTTTGCCACTTTCCTGACCCTGATCCTTGTACCGGTGATGTACGCAATGAACAAGCGTTCCATTGATGTACTGGACTATTACAAGATGCCGCGTGCCCTGAAATATGTGCCTTTCCTGGTGCTGGGCCTGAAGCTGGCCATGAAGAAGGAAATGGTGCGTAAGATGCATGATCCGGGATATGTATCGCCTAAGCCTTATCATTTCTTCCCGAACGGAGAAGATGATGCCGAAGCTGAGAAGCATGTTCACAGGCATCATCAAGATAAGAAGATACACGAAAGAGTTTAG
- a CDS encoding TIGR00266 family protein yields the protein MRRNHEIDYRIYGEEIQIVEIELDPQETAIAESGSFMMMDQEIQMQTMFGDGSQSNQGLLGKLMSAGKRILTGESLFMTAFTNVGNGKQKVSFAAPYPGKIIPMDLAQMGGRVICQKDAFLCAAKGVSIGIEWQRRLGTGIFGGEGFIMEKLEGDGMAFVHAGGMVIEKQLLPGQVLKIDTGCVVAYTSGVHFDVEFVKGIRNMVFGGEGLFFATLRGPGKVWIQSLPISRMAARLVSYGTGKRKEEGSILGGLGNLLDGD from the coding sequence ATGCGACGCAACCATGAAATAGATTACCGTATCTATGGCGAAGAAATACAGATTGTCGAGATAGAACTGGATCCACAGGAGACTGCTATTGCAGAAAGCGGCAGTTTTATGATGATGGACCAGGAGATTCAGATGCAAACAATGTTCGGGGACGGTTCACAATCTAATCAGGGGCTTTTAGGTAAATTAATGTCAGCCGGTAAAAGGATATTGACAGGGGAGAGCCTGTTCATGACCGCTTTTACCAATGTGGGTAATGGCAAGCAGAAGGTTAGTTTTGCGGCTCCGTATCCCGGTAAGATCATTCCGATGGACCTGGCTCAGATGGGCGGCAGAGTAATCTGTCAGAAGGATGCGTTCCTATGTGCAGCGAAAGGTGTTAGTATTGGCATAGAATGGCAGAGAAGGTTGGGAACCGGAATTTTTGGCGGGGAAGGCTTCATAATGGAGAAGCTGGAAGGAGATGGTATGGCATTTGTGCATGCTGGAGGGATGGTGATAGAGAAGCAGTTACTGCCGGGGCAGGTATTAAAAATTGATACGGGATGTGTGGTAGCGTATACTTCAGGGGTACATTTTGACGTTGAATTTGTAAAAGGCATCAGAAATATGGTTTTCGGTGGCGAAGGTTTGTTCTTTGCCACGTTAAGAGGTCCAGGTAAAGTCTGGATACAATCCTTACCTATCAGCAGAATGGCCGCCAGACTGGTTTCTTACGGCACAGGGAAGCGCAAGGAGGAAGGCAGTATACTAGGAGGGTTAGGCAATTTACTGGACGGAGACTGA
- the kynU gene encoding kynureninase, giving the protein MFELSRQFAEEQDQSDPLKTHREQFYFPQRNGKDAIYFCGNSLGLQPKKVRPAIEQELTDWQHHAVEGYWNAENPWLYYQQYCSKPLTDIVGASQEELTVMNTLTVNLHLLLMSFYRPTKERFKVLMEAGAFPSDQYAVETQVRMHGFDPETAIIEVAPRPGEYLIREEDIFEIIARESSSLAIILLGGINYYTGQLFNMQSITEAAHRVGAVAGFDLAHVVGNVPLKLHDWEVDFAVWCSYKYLNGGPGAVGGAFIHERHARDTNRQRLGGWWGNEESTRFKMEKGFKPKSRAEGWQISTAQVFNMVALKASLELFESAGMAALRDKSIKLTNYLEFLLKHIENIKFEIITPKNCKERGAQLSLLFHEKGREIQQKMTDAGIIVDWREPGVIRISPAPLYNSYGDVFHFYEIIANIDSNA; this is encoded by the coding sequence ATGTTTGAACTATCAAGGCAGTTTGCTGAAGAGCAGGACCAATCGGACCCATTAAAGACGCACAGGGAACAATTTTATTTCCCCCAGAGAAATGGAAAGGATGCGATTTATTTTTGCGGAAACTCTTTAGGATTACAGCCCAAAAAAGTAAGACCGGCCATAGAACAGGAATTGACTGATTGGCAACATCATGCAGTAGAAGGATATTGGAATGCTGAGAATCCGTGGCTTTATTACCAGCAATATTGCAGTAAACCGTTAACTGATATAGTTGGAGCCAGCCAGGAAGAGCTGACAGTAATGAATACGCTTACAGTAAATCTGCATTTATTACTGATGAGCTTTTACCGTCCGACAAAGGAGCGGTTTAAGGTATTGATGGAAGCCGGCGCCTTTCCAAGTGATCAATATGCTGTTGAAACGCAGGTGCGGATGCATGGTTTTGATCCGGAGACAGCGATAATAGAAGTAGCTCCCCGACCGGGCGAATATTTGATAAGAGAGGAAGATATTTTTGAAATAATTGCGCGGGAAAGTAGTAGCTTAGCAATAATATTATTGGGGGGAATAAACTATTATACCGGCCAATTGTTTAATATGCAGTCCATTACGGAAGCAGCCCATAGAGTTGGGGCTGTCGCCGGGTTCGACCTGGCACACGTAGTAGGAAACGTACCTTTGAAGTTACATGACTGGGAAGTAGATTTTGCCGTTTGGTGCTCATATAAGTATTTAAATGGAGGCCCCGGCGCTGTAGGTGGAGCATTTATACATGAAAGACATGCCCGAGATACAAACCGGCAACGACTAGGTGGCTGGTGGGGCAACGAAGAAAGTACCCGTTTTAAAATGGAGAAGGGTTTTAAACCCAAAAGCCGTGCAGAAGGCTGGCAAATTAGCACGGCACAGGTATTTAACATGGTAGCATTAAAAGCCTCACTGGAACTTTTTGAGTCCGCTGGGATGGCAGCTTTAAGAGATAAGAGCATTAAACTCACCAATTATCTTGAATTCCTGTTAAAACATATAGAAAACATAAAATTTGAAATAATTACGCCAAAAAATTGTAAGGAACGCGGTGCTCAATTATCTTTGCTTTTCCATGAAAAAGGGAGAGAAATCCAACAAAAGATGACTGACGCCGGTATAATCGTCGACTGGCGGGAACCCGGAGTAATTCGCATTTCACCGGCGCCCTTATATAACTCTTATGGAGACGTATTTCATTTTTATGAAATCATAGCTAATATTGATTCAAACGCTTAA
- a CDS encoding 2'-5' RNA ligase family protein, translating into MTFERNERPRRPYSPPGADKDQDPNKERPSGYFKPDFNSEREGRPGGYNRDNDRPFNSDREGGGGYNRGDRDGGGGGGYRPRDNGGYGGGGGYDRDGGGGYNRGGGYGDREGGGYNRDGGGGGYDRGGGGGGYNRGGGGGGYDRGGGGGGYNRGGGGGYDRGGGGGGYNRGGGGGGYDRGGGGGGYDRGGGGGGYNRGGGGGGYDRGGGGGGYNRGGGGGGYNRGGGGGNRGGGRPSFGGGRKPFTPKPDNKIYFIALLPTAEVGKEIIKIKQEFAEKYGPVYALKVLPHITLQVPFTADPALEKAFCDELAEFAKSQAPFEVSLNGFGTFPNKQNRVLFINVEKSETMSALHRQLINFLRKEFGFSTMLARTGFTPHVTVAFKDLEDAQFEKAWPEYENQEYKATFKVNNLYFLRHNGKSWEVLQKCKLGGA; encoded by the coding sequence ATGACTTTTGAGAGAAACGAACGCCCCCGCAGGCCCTACTCTCCTCCTGGTGCAGACAAAGACCAAGATCCCAATAAGGAGAGACCAAGCGGTTACTTCAAACCCGATTTTAATAGTGAAAGAGAGGGTAGACCCGGTGGTTACAACCGGGATAATGACAGACCTTTTAACTCTGACCGTGAAGGCGGTGGCGGTTACAATCGTGGGGATCGTGATGGCGGCGGTGGCGGTGGATATCGCCCGCGCGACAATGGAGGCTACGGCGGTGGCGGTGGCTACGACCGTGATGGTGGTGGCGGCTACAACCGTGGTGGCGGATATGGCGACCGTGAAGGCGGTGGTTACAACCGTGATGGCGGTGGTGGTGGTTACGACCGCGGTGGCGGTGGTGGCGGCTACAATCGTGGCGGCGGTGGTGGTGGTTACGACCGCGGTGGCGGTGGTGGCGGCTACAATCGTGGCGGTGGTGGTGGTTACGACCGCGGTGGCGGTGGTGGCGGCTACAATCGCGGTGGCGGCGGTGGTGGTTACGATCGCGGCGGCGGTGGTGGTGGTTACGACCGCGGTGGCGGTGGTGGCGGCTATAATCGTGGCGGCGGTGGTGGTGGTTACGACCGCGGCGGCGGTGGCGGTGGCTACAATCGCGGCGGTGGTGGCGGTGGCTACAATCGTGGCGGCGGTGGTGGAAACCGTGGCGGCGGCCGTCCAAGCTTTGGTGGTGGTAGAAAACCGTTTACACCAAAACCTGACAACAAGATTTACTTTATCGCCTTACTCCCTACTGCTGAAGTAGGTAAGGAGATCATTAAAATAAAGCAGGAATTTGCTGAGAAATATGGACCTGTATATGCGCTGAAAGTATTGCCGCATATCACCCTCCAGGTGCCTTTCACAGCAGATCCGGCACTGGAAAAAGCTTTCTGTGATGAACTGGCGGAATTCGCTAAATCACAAGCTCCGTTCGAGGTTTCACTCAATGGTTTCGGTACCTTCCCGAACAAACAGAACCGCGTTCTGTTCATCAACGTGGAAAAGAGCGAAACCATGAGCGCCCTGCACAGACAGCTGATCAACTTCCTGCGTAAGGAGTTTGGTTTCAGTACTATGCTGGCTCGTACCGGCTTTACTCCGCATGTGACCGTGGCCTTCAAAGACCTGGAAGATGCGCAGTTTGAAAAAGCATGGCCTGAGTACGAAAATCAGGAGTATAAAGCTACATTCAAGGTGAATAACCTGTACTTCCTCCGTCATAATGGCAAATCCTGGGAAGTTTTGCAGAAATGCAAACTGGGTGGAGCCTGA